The following proteins come from a genomic window of Sardina pilchardus chromosome 13, fSarPil1.1, whole genome shotgun sequence:
- the LOC134100059 gene encoding NACHT and WD repeat domain-containing protein 2, with protein sequence MPCVKIYLCSNPQDSVQERRVLRETVFPQLRDHCRRKHGVEFRVIDPYEAPNPKDWPSQQVRHQLIQGCRDTSVGPFFVALIGEEYGTASLPEQVEISEFQNVLQTCQSMQLSTQLLEECYRRDENVIPPCFCLLSQYCSQTETVKGTKTWVEALKEVKDVLQASVKQCILDGSITEEKAQKYFRSDLENDLRFAMENCLSDDMKRCLYYIHKIIHKKKTGDHQDQDSSNDRLSDIRDHFLPNLVTSCHLEVYTTTTECDQQEGYTVALRQAYIEGLCHQLFTDLSRLIDSTVTKNTADPVDAPSQQANLCHIYSQLYRIERVEAQLIKAYVEQNNPKHPLVLIGGPCSGKTVLMAHCASQVKLWLKASDPVVIAHFSPLTLKQLLNSICHHIAVSYNQPWDNCILDVTQLEEAFAELLAIASSSKYPLILMLDGLDQMPNSEGPQHMAWLPQTLPLNVKVIISTTYTKSGTLASLKTQYPDSNFFLELEPFHRSSCGQMLTSLLESSKRRITSGQQIPGALQGVEGCKWA encoded by the exons ATGCCGTGTGTGAAGATTTACTTGTGCTCAAACCCACAAG ACTCAgtccaggagaggagagtgctGAGAGAGACCGTGTTCCCTCAGCTCAGGGACCACTGCAGGCGAAAACATGGGGTGGAATTCAGG GTTATTGACCCATATGAGGCCCCCAACCCAAAGGACTGGCCTAGCCAACAGGTCAGACACCAGCTTATACAGGGGTGCAGAGACACTTCAGTGGGACCATTCTTTGTG GCTCTGATTGGGGAGGAGTATGGCACTGCATCCTTACCTGAGCAGGTGGAGATCTCGGAGTTCCAGAACGTTCTTCAGACGTGTCAGTCCATGCAGCTAAGCACTCAGTTACTGGAGGAGTGCTACCGGAGAGATGAGAATGTCATACCACCCTGCTTCTGCTTGCTTAGTCAGTACTGCAGCCAG ACAGAGACCGTTAAAGGAACCAAAACATGGGTTGAGGCTCTGAAAGAAGTAAAGGATGTGCTCCAGGCATCTGTAAAGCAATGTATTCTTGACGGAAGCATCACAGAAGAAAAAGCCCAGAAATACTTTAGATCAG ACCTTGAGAATGACCTCCGCTTTGCCATGGAGAACTGTTTATCCGACGATATGAAAAGGTGCCTGTATTACATCCATAAGATTATCCATAAGAAAAAGACAGGAGACCATCAAGATCAAGATTCTTCAAATGATCGACTGAGTGATATCCGTGATCACTTCCTGCCCAACTTAGTGACTTCCTGTCATCTAGAGGTGTACACTACCACCACAGAGTGCGATCAGCAAGAGGGTTACACAGTGGCCTTGAGACAGGCGTACATTGAAGGGCTTTGTCATCAGTTGTTCACAGACCTTTCTAGGCTCATTGACTCAACTGTCACAAAGAACACAGCCGATCCTGTTGATGCCCCCTCCCAGCAGGCCAACCTGTGTCACATCTATTCTCAGCTGTACAGGATTGAACGTGTGGAAGCACAGCTGATCAAAGCTTACGTTGAGCAGAACAATCCAAAACATCCTCTTGTACTCATTGGGGGGCCATGCTCTGGCAAAACGGTGTTAATGGCCCATTGTGCAAGTCAG GTGAAACTGTGGCTGAAGGCCAGTGATCCGGTGGTCATTGCACACTTTTCTCCCCTCACACTGAAGCAGCTTCTCAATAGCATCTGCCACCATATTGCTGTCAGTTATAATCAACCATGGGACAACTGCATACTAGATGTTACTCAACTGGAAGAGGCCTTTGCTGAACTCTTAGCTATAGCATCGTCTTCCAAGTATCCCTTAATCCTGATGTTGGATGGCCTTGACCAGATGCCAAATTCTGAAGGACCCCAACACATGGCCTGGCTCCCTCAAACTTTACCTCTTAATGTCAAAGTTATAATTTCTACTACCTACACCAAATCAGGCACCCTTGCAAGTCTAAAGACACAATATCCAGACTCTAACTTCTTTCTAGAGCTGGAACCATTTCACAGAAGCAGCTGTGGCCAGATGCTGACCAGCCTTCTGGAGAGCTCCAAAAGGAGGATCACCTCAGGACAACAGAT ACCAGGGGCTCTCCAGGGTGTGGAAGGTTGCAAATGGGCATGA